In Salarias fasciatus chromosome 2, fSalaFa1.1, whole genome shotgun sequence, one genomic interval encodes:
- the LOC115396693 gene encoding proton-coupled amino acid transporter 1-like gives MVSMAVICSSVAARLLHLQGTSGRKVVEAANATTFNCHINYTNQTQVLVPSFDSRLYMLCFLPAFILLVFTPNLKFLAPLSLVANLMMTASLVLIYFYSLTNITYPINLPKVGRAKDYPLFFGTAIFAFEGIGVVLPLENKMQRPHTFTLVLYLGMGIVTFLYISLGTIEYMCFGDDIGGSITLNLPNCWTYQTVKLLYCFGIFITFALQFYVPAEILIPPAVARVPPRWETAVDLTLRTVLVIFTCALAVLIPELDLVISLVGSVSSSFLALIFPPLLQILTFHTEDLSPLVTVKNAIISVVGLVGFLAGTYIAIEQIIARNALKHEETLSPFMVQ, from the exons atggtttccatg GCTGTTATCTGCAGCTCCGTCGCCGCCCGCCTGCTTCATCTACAGGGGACGAGCGGCAGGAAG GTGGTGGAAGCTGCCAACGCCACCACCTTCAACTGCCACATCAACTACACCAACCAGACCCAGGTGCTGGTGCCCAGCTTCGACTCGCGCCTCTACATGCTCTGCTTCCTGCCCGCCTTCATCCTGCTGGTCTTCACGCCCAACCTGAAGTTCCTGGCTCCGCTGTCACTGGTGGCCAACCTGATGATGACGGCCAGCCTGGTCCTGATCTACTTCTACTCTCTGACC AACATCACGTATCCCATCAACCTCCCCAAAGTGGGCCGAGCCAAAGACTACCCACTCTTCTTCGGGACGGCCATCTTTGCCTTCGAAGGCATCGGAGTG gtcCTTCCTCTGGAGAACAAGATGCAGAGGCCTCACACCTTCACCTTGGTGCTGTACCTGGGCATGGGCATCGTCACCTTCCTCTACATCAGCCTCGGCACCATCGAATACATGTGCTTTGGAGACGACATCGGAGGAAGCATCACACTCAACCTgcccaactgctg GACCTACCAGACCGTGAAGCTCCTCTACTGCTTCGGGATCTTCATCACCTTCGCCCTGCAGTTCTACGTGCCGGCAGAGATCCTCATCCCCCCCGCGGTGGCCCGCGTGCCGCCGCGCTGGGAGACCGCCGTGGACCTGACGCTGCGCACCGTGCTGGTCATCTTCACAT GCGCCCTGGCCGTCCTCATCCCGGAGCTGGACCTGGTCATCTCCCTGGTGGGCTCGGTCAGCAGCAGTTTCCTGGCGCTCATCTTCCCGCCGCTGCTGCAGATCCTGACCTTCCACACGGAGGACCTGTCGCCGCTGGTCACTGTCAAGAACGCCATCATCAGcgtggtggggctggtgggcTTCCTGGCGGGGACGTACATCGCCATCGAGCAGATCATAGCCCGGAACGCCCTCAAACACGAAGAGACGCTCTCGCCGTTCATGGTGCAGTGA